In the genome of Hymenobacter taeanensis, one region contains:
- a CDS encoding sigma-54 interaction domain-containing protein, whose product MTPSEIQSIKQRFGIIGNAPSLNYAIQVAAQVAPTDMTVLITGESGSGKESFSKIIHALSPRKHGQFIAINCGAIPEGTIDSELFGHEKGSFTGAQEARKGYFEVTNGGTIFLDEIGEMPLGTQARLLRVLENGEFIRVGSSKVQKTDVRVVAATNVNLLDAVREGRFREDLYYRLNTVPITVPPLRERDDDIYLLFRKFATDFSDRYRVKPVTLTPDAVQELQRFRFPGNIRQLKNVAEQMSVLETDREVDARRLRQYLPADQSSRLPMLVHAAGSATDGAGNAYSERDLLYKVLFDMRRDMTDLKKLVLDMAAGQRPQEAQELLRQNSHLFNNLSVAPYDNGQAARPLRQPAPDGPPNEYIFNSHDLEVDDTADYEDEAHRVEDITHETEEETLSLEAKEKEMIIKALKKHHNKRKYAAHDLGISERTLYRKLKQYDLEQA is encoded by the coding sequence TTGACTCCTTCCGAAATACAATCCATTAAGCAGCGCTTTGGCATCATTGGTAATGCACCTTCGCTGAACTATGCCATTCAGGTAGCGGCTCAGGTGGCTCCTACCGATATGACGGTGCTCATTACCGGTGAGAGTGGTTCTGGTAAAGAATCGTTTTCCAAGATCATTCACGCACTCTCGCCGCGTAAGCACGGGCAGTTCATTGCCATTAACTGCGGCGCAATTCCGGAAGGCACGATTGACTCTGAGCTGTTCGGCCACGAAAAGGGCTCCTTTACTGGCGCTCAGGAGGCCCGGAAAGGCTACTTTGAGGTTACCAATGGCGGCACCATCTTCCTGGATGAGATTGGTGAGATGCCCCTCGGTACCCAGGCCCGACTGCTGCGTGTATTAGAAAACGGAGAGTTCATTCGGGTGGGTTCGTCTAAAGTTCAGAAGACGGATGTGCGCGTGGTAGCCGCTACCAACGTGAACCTGCTGGATGCCGTGCGCGAAGGCCGCTTCCGGGAAGACCTGTATTATCGTCTGAACACGGTGCCTATTACGGTTCCACCATTACGTGAACGAGACGATGATATCTACTTACTATTTAGAAAGTTTGCTACGGATTTTTCTGATCGTTACCGGGTAAAGCCAGTGACCCTGACCCCTGATGCCGTACAGGAGCTACAGCGCTTCCGCTTCCCCGGCAATATCCGTCAACTCAAGAACGTGGCTGAGCAGATGTCGGTGCTGGAGACGGACCGCGAGGTGGATGCTCGCCGGTTACGGCAGTACCTGCCCGCCGACCAGAGCAGCCGCCTGCCCATGCTCGTGCACGCCGCTGGTAGCGCTACTGATGGCGCCGGCAATGCTTACTCTGAGCGCGACCTGCTGTATAAAGTGCTCTTCGACATGCGCCGTGATATGACAGACCTGAAGAAGCTGGTACTGGATATGGCAGCCGGGCAGCGCCCCCAGGAAGCTCAAGAGCTACTGCGTCAGAACAGCCACCTATTTAATAACCTCAGCGTAGCTCCCTACGATAACGGCCAAGCCGCTAGGCCACTGCGCCAGCCTGCCCCTGACGGCCCGCCGAATGAGTATATTTTCAACTCGCACGATTTGGAGGTTGATGATACCGCTGACTACGAAGATGAGGCTCACCGCGTAGAGGACATCACCCACGAAACGGAAGAAGAAACCTTGTCACTGGAGGCCAAGGAGAAGGAGATGATTATTAAGGCGCTGAAGAAGCACCACAACAAGCGCAAGTATGCTGCCCACGATCTGGGCATTTCAGAGCGCACGCTCTACCGCAAACTAAAGCAATATGACCTTGAACAAGCGTAG
- a CDS encoding LptE family protein — MTLNKRSARPSFWLLNCFSLLLALSGCKVYSFSGTNIPPEVKTISIATFQNNASNGPSFLAQRFTEDFKDYFQRNTTLKQQARDGDLQFEGQIIAFDFAPAAIQQQNNQDVAGVNRLTIQVRVRYTNTKDPKQDFEQTFQSTRDFPSTRDISSINNDPTALREVFRNIITDVFNKSVANW; from the coding sequence ATGACCTTGAACAAGCGTAGCGCGAGGCCCTCCTTTTGGCTCCTGAACTGCTTTTCGCTGCTTTTAGCGTTGAGTGGCTGCAAGGTGTATTCATTTAGCGGCACCAACATTCCGCCTGAAGTAAAGACCATTTCCATTGCTACTTTCCAGAACAACGCCAGCAACGGCCCCTCCTTTCTGGCCCAGCGCTTTACCGAAGATTTCAAGGACTATTTCCAGCGCAACACCACGCTCAAGCAACAGGCCCGCGATGGAGACTTGCAGTTTGAGGGACAAATTATTGCGTTCGATTTCGCCCCGGCCGCTATTCAGCAGCAAAACAACCAAGACGTAGCCGGCGTCAACCGCCTGACCATACAGGTGCGAGTGCGATACACGAATACCAAAGACCCCAAGCAGGACTTTGAGCAAACCTTCCAAAGTACTCGTGACTTCCCTTCTACGCGCGATATTTCCAGCATCAACAACGATCCTACGGCCCTACGCGAAGTGTTCCGCAATATCATTACCGACGTATTCAATAAATCAGTGGCAAACTGGTAA
- a CDS encoding tetratricopeptide repeat protein — MVTRAQVRSGFRSSRQVAWLLLLFSAVFSEALCTPLRAPIQPGATTQFHLSWQQAHAYSEVLKMRPAAARQWLKGAPSTAGSLLVADCLDITELLVTQDATRYEAVVEAQNRRLSALENSKEPGALCAYARAEIRLHQAAAQVVFSHEVQGAWSLRQSYQQMQAVVQRYPQYLPARKTLGMLQFFIGSLPESYRWFLKLLGLPGSVEAGLQNMRLAATQPNDFQLEARLILALLEETYYKKPEAALQLVETLHRQQPDNLLLSYLLISQLKKQHRTDAALVAYRSSPSGPDYLPLPYLHHMAADLLLYQGQYAASVRANQQFLQQYRGQHYRKDSAFKLYLAAWLSGDAASAEKYRRQINAGGRTVLEEDNYAQRFFEEKLPLNRILTRARLQIDGGYYREALVTLNSFQPSQATPLRDKLEAPYRRARAYQLLGHSDSARLYYARTIALAGNAPYYFAPQAALQLGYLYQTEGQKNTARTYFKKALSYPKHEYKNSTDTKAKLALKELE; from the coding sequence ATGGTTACTCGCGCGCAAGTACGCAGTGGTTTTCGCAGCAGCCGGCAGGTAGCCTGGCTGCTGCTATTGTTCTCTGCGGTTTTCAGCGAAGCCCTTTGCACTCCTTTGCGGGCACCTATCCAGCCCGGAGCAACCACGCAGTTTCACCTTTCATGGCAGCAAGCCCACGCCTACTCAGAGGTGCTGAAAATGCGCCCGGCAGCAGCCCGGCAGTGGTTAAAAGGTGCGCCCTCAACTGCTGGCAGCTTGCTGGTAGCCGATTGCTTAGATATAACTGAACTGCTGGTAACTCAGGATGCCACGCGTTACGAGGCCGTAGTGGAAGCCCAGAACCGGCGCCTGAGTGCCCTAGAAAATTCCAAGGAGCCAGGTGCTCTCTGCGCCTATGCCCGGGCTGAAATCAGGTTGCACCAGGCAGCAGCCCAGGTAGTGTTTAGCCATGAAGTGCAGGGGGCCTGGAGCTTACGCCAAAGCTACCAGCAGATGCAGGCCGTGGTGCAGCGCTATCCGCAGTATTTGCCCGCTCGGAAAACCCTGGGGATGCTGCAGTTCTTTATTGGTTCTCTGCCGGAGAGTTACCGCTGGTTTCTGAAGTTGCTGGGCCTGCCGGGCAGCGTGGAAGCGGGCCTGCAGAACATGCGCTTGGCCGCCACTCAGCCCAACGACTTTCAACTGGAAGCCCGCCTGATTCTGGCTCTACTGGAAGAAACGTACTACAAGAAGCCCGAGGCCGCGCTACAACTCGTGGAAACGCTCCACCGCCAGCAGCCCGATAACCTGCTCCTCAGCTACTTACTTATTAGTCAGCTTAAGAAACAGCACCGCACTGATGCGGCGCTAGTGGCCTACCGCTCCAGCCCAAGCGGCCCCGACTACCTGCCCTTGCCCTACCTGCACCATATGGCCGCCGATCTGCTGCTTTACCAAGGCCAGTACGCCGCCTCTGTGCGGGCCAACCAACAGTTTCTGCAGCAGTACCGGGGCCAGCATTACCGTAAGGATTCCGCCTTCAAACTTTACTTGGCGGCTTGGCTTTCCGGTGATGCTGCATCTGCCGAGAAATATAGACGTCAGATTAATGCTGGTGGCCGTACTGTGCTGGAAGAAGACAACTATGCCCAGCGCTTTTTTGAAGAAAAACTCCCGCTTAACCGCATCCTGACCCGCGCCCGGCTCCAGATTGATGGTGGGTACTACCGTGAGGCACTAGTCACCCTCAACAGCTTTCAGCCGAGCCAAGCCACTCCCCTGCGCGACAAGCTGGAAGCGCCTTACCGCCGCGCCCGTGCCTACCAGCTTCTGGGCCACTCCGACTCAGCGCGCCTGTACTATGCCCGTACTATTGCGCTGGCCGGCAATGCCCCGTACTATTTTGCTCCGCAAGCAGCACTGCAGCTGGGATACTTGTACCAAACAGAAGGTCAGAAAAACACCGCTCGTACCTATTTTAAGAAGGCATTGAGCTACCCGAAGCACGAGTATAAGAACAGCACAGATACCAAAGCCAAGCTGGCGTTGAAGGAGCTGGAGTAA
- the secG gene encoding preprotein translocase subunit SecG, which yields MYITLVVLILFVCLLLGLVVLAQNPKGGGISSQFGAGGAAQLMGVKRTGDLLERLTWGLAIALIVLSLGTHVVGDAGTGPVRSVNQQKALETRIPTTPAPVGPGAPGTTVPGAAAPGTAPATAPAAPVQQPASTPAQ from the coding sequence ATGTACATCACCCTTGTTGTTCTGATTCTTTTTGTTTGCCTGTTGCTAGGCCTAGTAGTTCTGGCTCAGAACCCCAAAGGCGGCGGGATTTCCAGCCAGTTTGGTGCAGGTGGTGCTGCTCAGCTGATGGGCGTAAAACGTACCGGTGATTTGCTAGAGCGCCTGACCTGGGGCTTAGCTATTGCTCTGATTGTGCTGAGCCTGGGCACCCATGTTGTTGGCGACGCAGGTACTGGCCCCGTACGGAGCGTAAACCAGCAGAAAGCGCTGGAAACGCGCATTCCAACTACTCCTGCTCCTGTGGGCCCTGGTGCCCCTGGCACTACGGTACCTGGCGCAGCCGCTCCTGGTACCGCTCCGGCTACGGCTCCTGCTGCCCCAGTGCAACAGCCCGCTTCTACGCCGGCCCAATAA
- a CDS encoding anthranilate synthase component I family protein — protein MYSVRLADLPPDFRARALRWAAAFPYCAYFEPNTIQYPQGAFNQRLAVRHRPAYSPGSLAELEQWLGQSSQAPRCGILTYDLKNEVEALHSHNPDNLNWPTLHFFEPEIWLDWLETTLTIHTTAAGSLPASEVLEQILAARPLAPAQETAPSFQARLPKPEYLAAVEAIREDILNGEVYELNLCQEFFAENVVLEPVEVFLRLLKTSPTPFAAFYRWHDHYLLCASPERFLRRQGTTLLSQPIKGTIRRGSTPATDEQQRQTLLHDEKERAENLMIVDLVRNDLARVAETGTVHVPELFGLYPFRHVWQMISTVQATAQPGLGLVDALRATFPMGSMTGAPKIRAMQLIEHYERSRRGLYSGSIGYVLPNGDFDFNVVIRSLQYRQDTGYLSFQVGSAITYDSVPEHEYQECLLKAQGLLEVLGADIA, from the coding sequence GTGTACTCTGTTCGCTTAGCTGACCTCCCACCCGACTTTCGTGCCCGCGCTTTGCGGTGGGCCGCTGCCTTCCCGTACTGCGCTTACTTTGAGCCCAATACCATTCAGTACCCGCAAGGTGCTTTTAATCAGCGGCTGGCGGTGCGCCACAGGCCGGCATATTCTCCGGGTAGCTTAGCGGAGCTAGAGCAATGGCTAGGCCAGTCTAGCCAGGCCCCGCGCTGCGGTATCCTCACTTATGACCTCAAGAATGAGGTGGAAGCGCTGCACAGCCACAACCCAGATAACCTCAACTGGCCTACGCTGCATTTTTTTGAGCCGGAAATCTGGCTTGATTGGCTGGAGACTACGCTCACCATCCACACCACTGCGGCCGGTAGCCTCCCGGCTTCGGAAGTGCTGGAACAAATTTTGGCTGCTAGGCCACTTGCTCCTGCTCAGGAAACCGCACCCAGCTTTCAGGCCCGCTTACCGAAGCCTGAGTACCTGGCCGCAGTAGAAGCCATTCGGGAAGACATTCTGAATGGGGAAGTGTACGAACTGAACCTGTGCCAGGAGTTCTTCGCAGAAAACGTAGTGCTAGAGCCAGTAGAGGTGTTCTTGCGGCTTCTGAAAACTTCCCCCACTCCCTTTGCGGCCTTCTACCGCTGGCACGATCATTACCTCTTGTGCGCTTCACCTGAACGGTTTTTGCGGCGCCAGGGCACTACGCTCCTTTCCCAGCCCATCAAAGGCACCATCCGGCGCGGTAGTACCCCGGCCACCGATGAGCAGCAGCGCCAGACATTGCTACACGATGAGAAAGAGCGCGCCGAAAACCTGATGATTGTGGATCTGGTTCGCAATGACTTGGCCCGCGTGGCGGAAACCGGCACAGTGCACGTGCCTGAGTTGTTTGGGTTATATCCTTTCCGCCACGTCTGGCAGATGATTTCTACGGTGCAGGCCACCGCCCAGCCTGGCCTGGGCTTGGTAGATGCCCTCCGGGCAACTTTCCCTATGGGCTCCATGACGGGTGCCCCCAAGATCAGAGCCATGCAGCTGATTGAGCACTATGAGCGCAGCCGCCGTGGCCTGTACAGCGGCAGCATCGGCTACGTGCTACCCAACGGCGACTTCGATTTCAACGTGGTGATTCGTAGCCTCCAGTATCGGCAGGATACGGGCTACCTTAGCTTCCAGGTAGGCTCGGCTATTACCTATGATTCGGTGCCAGAGCATGAATACCAGGAGTGCCTGTTGAAAGCCCAGGGCTTGTTGGAAGTGCTGGGTGCTGATATTGCGTAA
- the miaB gene encoding tRNA (N6-isopentenyl adenosine(37)-C2)-methylthiotransferase MiaB, giving the protein MSQPLITLDFLDTPALPTPSVEANTHAHEPSGEVRVSPTTRTGRKRKLYIESYGCQMNFSDSEIVSSILFEQGFDTTEQLEGADLVLLNTCSIREKAEQTVRMRLAQINGHKKRNPGLLVGVLGCMAERLKSKFLEEEKLVDLVVGPDAYRDLPQLIQQVDGGQKAVNVLLSREETYADITPVRLNSNGITAFISIMRGCDNMCSFCVVPFTRGRERSRDAHSIVQEARDLVAQGYKEVTLLGQNVDSYKWASEDGLEHVNFAQLLEQVALVHPELRVRFSTSHPKDITDEVLHTMARYDNICKYIHLPAQSGNTRVLKLMNRTYDRPWYEERVQAIRRILGDDCGISTDMIAGFCSETEEEHQDTLSLMDLVRYDMAYMFFYSERPGTLAARKLEDDIPLEVKKRRLAEIIELQREHSRVRNQRAVGRVHRVLAENFSKRSDEHLSGRNSQNQVVIFPKKHFKKGDYVDVLVHEATTNTLLGEAI; this is encoded by the coding sequence ATGTCCCAACCGCTGATTACCCTCGACTTTCTCGACACTCCCGCCCTACCCACCCCATCGGTAGAGGCGAATACGCATGCGCATGAGCCTTCGGGCGAGGTGCGCGTGAGCCCGACCACTCGCACGGGCCGCAAGCGTAAGCTCTATATTGAGAGCTACGGTTGCCAGATGAACTTCTCCGACTCTGAGATTGTGTCGAGCATCTTGTTTGAGCAGGGCTTCGACACTACCGAGCAGCTAGAAGGTGCTGACTTGGTTTTACTTAACACCTGTTCTATCCGCGAAAAGGCGGAGCAGACGGTACGCATGCGCCTCGCTCAGATCAACGGACACAAGAAGCGCAACCCCGGCTTGCTGGTGGGTGTGCTGGGCTGCATGGCTGAGCGGCTGAAGAGCAAGTTTTTAGAGGAGGAAAAACTGGTTGACCTGGTAGTGGGCCCCGATGCCTACCGCGACCTGCCCCAGTTGATTCAGCAGGTAGATGGCGGCCAAAAGGCCGTAAACGTGCTGCTGAGCCGCGAGGAAACCTACGCCGATATCACGCCCGTACGCCTGAACTCAAACGGTATCACGGCTTTTATCAGCATTATGCGCGGCTGTGACAACATGTGTTCTTTCTGTGTGGTGCCCTTCACCCGCGGCCGGGAGCGTAGCCGCGATGCTCACAGCATTGTGCAGGAAGCCCGCGACCTGGTAGCCCAGGGCTATAAAGAAGTAACGCTGCTTGGTCAGAACGTCGACTCGTATAAGTGGGCTTCGGAAGATGGCCTGGAGCACGTGAATTTTGCTCAGTTGCTGGAGCAGGTGGCCCTGGTACACCCTGAGTTGCGCGTGCGTTTCTCTACCTCGCACCCCAAAGACATCACCGACGAAGTGCTCCACACCATGGCGCGCTACGACAACATCTGCAAGTACATTCACCTGCCCGCGCAGAGTGGCAACACCCGGGTGCTCAAGCTGATGAACCGCACCTATGACCGGCCCTGGTACGAGGAGCGCGTGCAGGCCATCCGCCGCATCCTCGGCGACGACTGCGGTATCAGTACCGACATGATTGCCGGCTTCTGCTCCGAAACGGAGGAGGAACACCAGGATACGTTGAGCCTGATGGATTTGGTGCGCTATGATATGGCCTACATGTTCTTCTACTCTGAGCGGCCTGGCACATTAGCCGCCCGCAAGCTGGAAGACGATATTCCGCTGGAGGTAAAAAAGCGCCGCCTGGCCGAAATCATTGAGCTGCAGCGCGAACATAGTCGCGTGCGCAACCAGCGGGCCGTGGGCCGCGTGCACCGCGTGCTGGCAGAGAACTTTTCTAAGCGCTCCGATGAGCACCTGAGCGGCCGCAACAGCCAAAATCAAGTGGTTATTTTCCCGAAAAAGCATTTCAAAAAGGGCGACTATGTGGATGTGCTCGTGCACGAGGCCACCACAAATACGTTGCTCGGCGAGGCTATATAA
- a CDS encoding chloramphenicol acetyltransferase codes for MKQRIDLATWNRREHFAFFSAFEEPFFGLVAPVDCTGAQAEAKRLGVSFFVYYLHHAVQAANEVPEFRTRIEDGQVYCYDRVHASATLGREDNTFSFSFIEQHDELADFVAAANAEMEAVRTSTGLRLSETTARPDVLHCSALPWVRFSGLTHARSFSYPDSCPKISFGQLYQENGATWMPVSVNIHHGLADGYHVGLFLAAFERRLKGMTEA; via the coding sequence ATGAAACAGCGCATTGACTTAGCCACCTGGAACCGCCGCGAGCATTTTGCCTTCTTCTCCGCGTTCGAAGAGCCCTTTTTCGGACTGGTAGCGCCAGTGGATTGCACAGGTGCCCAGGCGGAAGCAAAGCGACTGGGCGTATCCTTTTTCGTGTATTATCTCCACCATGCCGTGCAGGCTGCCAATGAAGTTCCGGAGTTCCGTACCCGTATCGAGGATGGACAGGTGTATTGCTACGACCGGGTACACGCGTCGGCCACGCTGGGCCGCGAGGATAACACGTTCTCGTTTTCCTTTATTGAGCAGCACGATGAGCTGGCGGACTTTGTGGCCGCCGCCAACGCCGAAATGGAGGCCGTACGCACCAGTACGGGTCTCCGCCTGAGCGAAACCACCGCCCGCCCCGACGTGCTGCACTGCTCAGCCCTCCCGTGGGTGCGCTTCAGCGGCCTCACCCACGCCCGCAGCTTCAGTTACCCCGACAGCTGCCCTAAAATTTCCTTTGGTCAGCTGTATCAGGAAAATGGAGCCACCTGGATGCCGGTTTCTGTCAACATCCACCACGGCCTCGCCGATGGCTACCACGTAGGCCTGTTCCTGGCCGCATTCGAGCGGAGGCTAAAGGGAATGACAGAGGCCTAG
- the groL gene encoding chaperonin GroEL (60 kDa chaperone family; promotes refolding of misfolded polypeptides especially under stressful conditions; forms two stacked rings of heptamers to form a barrel-shaped 14mer; ends can be capped by GroES; misfolded proteins enter the barrel where they are refolded when GroES binds), producing the protein MAKNIQFDTDGRDKLKRGVDKLANAVKVTLGPKGRNVVIDKKFGAPSITKDGVTVAKEIELSDPVENMGAQLVKEVASKTADQAGDGTTTATVLAQAIYTAGSKNVAAGANPMDLKRGIDKAVQAVVANLKAQSKKIENSSEIAQVGAISANNDMEIGKMIADAMDKVGKEGVITVEEARGTETEVKTVEGMQFDRGYLSPYFVTNPEKMEAEFDNPYILIYDKKVSTMKELLPVLEQVVQTGKPLVIISEDVDGEALATLVVNKLRGSLKIAAVKAPGFGDRRKAMLEDIASLTGGTVISEERGYKLDSATLEYLGQAEKVIIDKDNTTIVNGKGDKDGITARVNQIKAQIETTTSDYDKEKLQERLAKLSGGVAILYIGASTEVEMKEKKDRVDDALHATRAAVEEGVVPGGGVALVRALDALEAVDTLNGDERTGVNIIRTAIEAPLRTIVANAGGEGSVVVQKVREGKGDYGYNAREDRYENLMAAGILDPTKVTRLALENAASIAGLLLTTECVISDEPEDDKGGAGAGAGMGGMGGGMGGMM; encoded by the coding sequence ATGGCTAAAAACATCCAATTCGATACCGACGGCCGCGACAAACTGAAGCGCGGTGTAGATAAACTGGCCAATGCTGTGAAGGTAACCCTGGGCCCCAAAGGCCGCAACGTGGTTATTGACAAGAAATTTGGCGCTCCTTCTATCACCAAAGATGGTGTGACGGTAGCTAAAGAAATTGAACTGAGCGACCCAGTTGAAAACATGGGTGCTCAGCTCGTGAAAGAAGTGGCCTCTAAAACGGCCGACCAGGCTGGTGACGGTACTACTACGGCAACCGTTCTGGCCCAGGCCATCTACACGGCTGGCTCGAAGAACGTAGCTGCTGGTGCTAACCCCATGGACCTGAAGCGCGGCATCGATAAGGCAGTACAAGCCGTTGTTGCTAATCTGAAGGCGCAGTCGAAGAAGATTGAGAACTCTTCGGAAATTGCTCAGGTAGGCGCTATTTCGGCCAACAACGACATGGAAATCGGCAAAATGATTGCTGACGCCATGGATAAAGTGGGCAAAGAAGGCGTTATCACGGTAGAAGAAGCTCGTGGCACGGAAACCGAAGTAAAAACGGTAGAAGGCATGCAGTTCGACCGCGGTTACCTCTCTCCTTACTTCGTGACCAACCCGGAGAAAATGGAGGCGGAGTTTGATAACCCCTACATCCTGATCTACGACAAGAAAGTAAGCACCATGAAAGAGCTGCTGCCCGTATTGGAGCAGGTAGTTCAGACTGGTAAGCCCCTGGTTATCATCTCGGAAGATGTAGACGGTGAAGCTCTTGCTACCTTGGTAGTGAACAAGCTGCGTGGTTCGCTGAAGATTGCCGCTGTTAAAGCCCCTGGCTTCGGCGACCGTCGTAAGGCTATGCTGGAAGATATTGCTTCCCTCACCGGCGGTACTGTTATCTCGGAAGAGCGTGGCTACAAGCTTGATAGCGCTACGCTGGAGTACCTCGGCCAGGCGGAGAAAGTTATCATTGACAAGGACAACACGACCATCGTGAATGGTAAGGGTGACAAAGACGGTATCACCGCCCGCGTTAACCAAATCAAAGCCCAGATCGAAACCACTACCTCTGACTACGACAAAGAGAAGCTGCAAGAGCGTCTCGCCAAGCTGTCGGGTGGTGTGGCCATCCTCTACATCGGTGCTAGCACTGAGGTAGAGATGAAAGAGAAGAAAGACCGCGTTGATGATGCCCTGCACGCTACCCGCGCCGCCGTTGAGGAGGGTGTGGTACCCGGCGGTGGTGTAGCTCTGGTGCGTGCTCTTGACGCGCTGGAAGCTGTTGACACGCTGAACGGCGACGAGCGCACGGGTGTAAACATCATCCGTACCGCTATCGAAGCTCCCCTGCGTACCATCGTGGCTAACGCCGGTGGCGAAGGCTCGGTAGTAGTACAGAAGGTTCGTGAAGGCAAAGGCGACTACGGCTACAACGCCCGCGAAGACCGCTACGAAAACCTGATGGCTGCTGGTATCCTCGACCCAACCAAAGTAACGCGTCTCGCCCTGGAGAATGCTGCTTCTATTGCTGGTCTGCTCCTGACTACCGAGTGCGTAATTTCGGATGAGCCGGAAGACGACAAAGGTGGCGCTGGTGCCGGTGCTGGCATGGGCGGCATGGGCGGTGGCATGGGCGGCATGATGTAA
- the groES gene encoding co-chaperone GroES, translating to MSLSIKPLADRVIIAPAAAEEKTKSGIIIPDTAKEKPQRGEVVAVGEGKVADNGTTIKPQVKAGDQVLYGKYAGTEITVDGQDYLIMKESDIFAVL from the coding sequence ATGTCGCTTAGCATCAAACCGCTGGCTGACCGCGTTATCATCGCGCCGGCCGCCGCCGAGGAAAAAACCAAATCGGGCATCATCATCCCCGACACGGCTAAGGAAAAACCCCAGCGTGGCGAAGTAGTAGCCGTAGGTGAAGGCAAAGTGGCCGACAACGGTACCACCATCAAGCCGCAGGTGAAAGCCGGCGACCAGGTGCTGTATGGTAAGTATGCTGGCACCGAAATTACCGTGGATGGTCAGGACTACCTCATCATGAAGGAGTCGGACATCTTCGCCGTACTGTAA
- a CDS encoding HAD family hydrolase, with product MSTPHLIAFDADDTLWSNQPHFDQVEARLFNILAHCGDVERISQQLNAVQRENMKLFGYGAKSFMLSMIETAIQLTDGAITGTYIQQILDMGKELLRYPIEPLPGVQEVLTELRQRGHRLMVLTKGDLFDQESKIARSGLGEFFDHVEIVSEKDEATYQRLLTRYSAQPETFCMIGNSLKSDIIPVARLGFKSVHVPYHATWIFERVDPETLTGLEFHKVNDLLEVLTYLP from the coding sequence ATGTCCACTCCCCATCTTATTGCCTTCGACGCCGACGACACGCTGTGGTCGAACCAGCCGCACTTCGATCAGGTAGAAGCCCGGCTCTTCAACATCCTGGCCCACTGCGGCGACGTTGAGCGCATCAGTCAGCAGCTCAACGCAGTGCAGCGGGAGAACATGAAGCTTTTCGGCTATGGCGCCAAGTCCTTCATGCTCTCCATGATAGAGACGGCCATTCAGCTAACCGATGGCGCTATAACCGGCACTTATATCCAGCAGATTCTGGACATGGGCAAAGAACTGCTGCGCTACCCCATTGAGCCCCTACCCGGCGTGCAGGAAGTCCTGACCGAGTTACGCCAGCGGGGCCACCGCCTGATGGTTCTCACCAAGGGCGACCTGTTTGATCAGGAAAGTAAGATTGCTCGCTCGGGCCTGGGTGAGTTTTTCGACCACGTGGAGATTGTCAGCGAAAAAGACGAGGCCACGTATCAACGCCTGCTCACCCGCTACAGCGCCCAACCCGAGACCTTCTGCATGATTGGTAATTCGCTCAAATCCGACATAATTCCAGTTGCCCGCTTGGGCTTCAAATCCGTGCATGTCCCATACCACGCCACCTGGATTTTCGAGCGAGTAGACCCCGAAACATTAACTGGCCTAGAATTCCACAAAGTGAATGATTTACTGGAAGTATTAACCTACTTGCCCTAG